The DNA segment TAGCGACAGGTGGCAGACATCATGGTTTTTACGTTAAAGCGGAGAAAAGTACCCTTGTGGCACAAACCGACATATTTATAGGACCGCTTTCATTCCCAAAGCCAAATTGGTGCCACGCAAACGGACACAAGGAGGAGTTAAACTTGGCTCCTTAATGGAGCCAATCCCGATCAGATCCAATACAATATCACATATTTAGCTGTGCTATGACTGACATCCCATCACTTTGAATTCCCAAATGAGATCCAAATCAATGCCGAGAAGGATTGTTAAAGCaaagtcaaatgtttttttttttgttttttttttgcatggggttgaattaaataaacaggcaataaaaaaatcaatgcaaCATATGGCATTATGCGTCTGAATGCACAATGGAGAGGTCAGATAATCTTATTGATTTTCCCGGCTGATTATTAACATCCGAGAGCAGCTTGTGTGCAGCTTTGCGGCTCGGCTTTAAAGTGACCTGTTTCATTTCAAAGTGGCGTCGCTTAATCAAGGTGAGCTCTCGTGCAGCTGCGCTCTGCGGACGCAAACAATACAAAGACACCAGGAGTCCATAATGCGGCAGTTATTTGCATTTTTCCAGTTTGAGGTAGACAATGAGCTTCTCCGCTCAGGAGCACGGTAATCCAACTCATTCCATAATGTGAATCTTTCCCAGGCTCAGTGCAAAGCGGGGAGAGAGAGGACACCAGCGGGACTGGAGGTTCCCCCCGCCGCGACGACACGCACGTTTGCAACAAATGCTGCGCCGAGTTCTTCACTTGGGCTGAGCTGAAGGAGCACCACAAGTCCTGCGTGGAGGACTGCTCGGTGTTCATCATGAAAAACGGCGAAGGGGCGCACGGTGGCGGGGAATCTCCCTCTCCCGTCCCCAGCGTGGTGTCCAGTGACTCGTCCGCGGTGGACGCCGGCTTCGACCTGGGCGAGACACCCGTGACCGACAACGACAGCCTGGACAACGCGGAGGAAGGGCTGGATGAAGCCATGGAGGTCGAACACCACCCCCGAGACAAATACGCAATCCCGTCCAGCCCTCCGCCGCCTGACTCTACCGGGACCCCGCTGGTTTCAGCCGCCTACAGCATACCCGACACCAATGTGACCCTGGAGATCCTTCACAGCACCAGGGTGGCCGTGGCCCAATTCTCCCAGGCGGTCGGCAGCAACGGCACCGCCGGGAGGTCCGCTTCGGCCGCCATCCCCGTAATTCTGGAGCACCTGCTGGCGCTGCAGCAACAGCAGGTCCATCAGCTCCAGCTCATCGAGCAGATCTGCAGCCAGGTAGCCACCATGAATAAGCAGCCCAGCCGGGGGGCGTCAAATCCGGTCTCGGCGCCCCGGCCCACTGCAGCCAACACCCTCGCTTCGACTAATCCCATCCTGCCGCTGACAGGAAGTACGCCGTCAAACGTCAGCGACCAGGGTGCTGGTCTCGTGCCGGAAAAGTCCCAAAGTCTCCCCTCAGAAACTGTATGCAAGCGGTCGGCCTTCAGGGATCCCGTATGTTCCTCCGGAAATTCAACTCCGTCCATCTCCACCTGCAGCAGCATCTCTGCCTTGATGCCTCCGTACAGCGGCTCACACGCCAGCGCCATTGGCAGCCGCCAGACCCTCAGCTGTCCCAGTCCCGGACCGCTGGGGCAGAGCAGTCTCCTGGGCTCCCCCGCCGGCCTCCCCTTCCTGCCTCAGAGCCCCCCCAGCGGCGTCATCTTCCCCAATCCCTTGGCCAGCATCGCCGCCACGGCCAACGCACTCGACCCTCTGGCCGCCCTGATGAAGCACAGGAAGGGGAAACAACCGTCCTTGTTTGAAAGCAAGCCCGCCCCCGAGGAGCCGTTCTTCAAGCACAAATGTCGCTTCTGTGCCAAAGTGTTTGGCAGCGACAGCGCCCTGCAGATCCACCTGCGCTCCCACACCGGGGAGCGGCCCTTTAAATGCAACATCTGCGGCAACCGCTTCTCCACCAAGGGGAACTTGAAGGTGCACTTCCAGAGGCACAAGGAGAAGTACCCTCAGGTCCAGATGAACCCTTACCCGGTGCCCGAGTATCTGGACAATGTGCCAACCACCTCAGGGATTCCCTACGGAATGTCTGTTCCCCCGGAAAAACCTGTCTCGTCATGGTTGGATACCAAagctgccatggcaaccctgCCAGCCTCCGTGGGTCTTCCACTCTCCTCCACTGGAACCGGCGTGGGGGGTGTAGCGCCATCTGTTCCGCCCCTGTACcagcctgctgctgctgaatGCGTGTCGCCGAGCCAGAGAGGCCGGGACGCTCACACGTCTCCGCTTTTAGAGACTCCGCTGTCCAACCATGAGATAGAAGGTTCGAATCTAGAGATGGTTCACCTGCCCCAAACTTGTCCCCAGAAACCCAGAAGCACTCCGGCGACCGGCACCACGATACGATCCGTAGCCACCACGCCTGAACCTGCAGCATCGGCATCGCCCGTCTCCAgctccccctcccccctcccactAAACTCAGAAGAGGTCTCCCTCTCATCCAGCGACCCCATGGACTCTATGCAAACCTCGGAAACCTCAAAGCTCCAGCAGCTTGTGGAGAACATCGACAAAAAGATGACGGACCCTAACCAGTGCGGCCTCTGCCACCGCATCCTCAGCTGTCAGAGCGCGCTGAAGATGCACTACCGCATCCACACGGGCGAGAGGCCCTACAAGTGCAAGGTGTGCGGCAGGGCCTTCACCACCAAGGGCAACCTGAAGACCCACGTCGGGGTTCACCGGGAGAACCCGCCTGTCCAGGTGCAGCATTCCTGTCCCATCTGCCAGAAGAAGTTCACCAACGCCGTGGTCCTTCAGCAGCACATCCGCATGCACGTGGTGGGTCAGACCCCGGAGTCCGCCCAGCTGGAGATGGCTGGAGATATGAATGACAGGAGCTTCGACAGCCCCAGCAGCAACGACCAAGACCTCGGTGATGACGTTTCCATGGAGGGTGACGACACGGAGGAAGGACGTGACGTAGAAAACGTGGCGCTTCTGAGTTCCCCGAAATCCTCACCTGCTCCTGagaaccaaatgatgaaccTCAGCACCTTCTTTGGGAGTAAACCCCTCACAAACGGCTACGGCGACTACGCTCAGCTGCAGATTAAATGCTCTTTGACGGAGAAAGGCCTGGAGAACCTGGGTGCAAACAGCCCCCCTGCAACACCGCCTCTATCGCCGCCGCAGAGGACGGACTCTGGAGAACTTTTTGTGGCCTCGGTAAAGAAAGAACATCTGGAGTCACCTGCTTCTGCACCCTTGGAACTGAGAGGAACGCAACCTAATAAAGTGTGCGTGAAAGAAGAGACCATGTATTGTTCAGCCATCCAACCCAGACCAATGGGTAAatgttattaatgtattaataattgttattattttggtgcCGACATGcggtgtaaatgtaaatgtgctGTTCATCTTCTCTCAAGGTCTTCCCAACCTGACCAGCACGTCATCCAGATCGATAAAGATGGAGGTAAACGGCCACAGCGACGGCCAGCACCCGTCCTTCGGTGTGCACCTTTCAGCGCCCTACCCGTCTGTCGTCACCAGCCCGGGAATAACCTCGCTGCTCGGCGCCGCGCCTCCTCGCCGCGCACCCAAGCAGCACAACTGCAACGTGTGCGGCAAGAACTTCTCCTCGGCCAGCGCCCTGCAGATCCACGAGCGCACGCACACCGGCGAGAAACCATTCGTCTGCTCCGTCTGCGGCCGAGCCTTCACCACCAAGGGCAATCTGAAGGTCAGCTAACGCTAACTGACGCTAACTGACGCTAACTTTGCAGCTAGAACGCATCCGTAACCTCCCGTCTCCCCTCGCAGGTTCATATGGGAACTCACATGTGGAACAACACGCCGGCCAGGAGAGGCAGGCGGCTATCGGTGGACAACCCCATCGCCCTCCTGGGTGGCGATGCCATGAAGTTGGGAGAAATGTTCCAGAAGGACCTGGCCTCCCGCGCCATGAACGTGGATGCGGGCTTTTGGAGCCGCTACGCCAGCGCCATCACCAACAGCCTGGCCATGAAGAACAACGAGATCTCTGTGATTCAGAATGGAGGCATCTCCACGCTTCACCAGATGACTGCGGGCATAGACAGAGTGAACGGCACAGCCAGTCCAATGACGAGTCTGGCCAAGAACGGCATGGAGCTGGGAAACGGCAGGCACTTTTCTATGCTGATTGATGACAGTAAAGAAATTGGAATCAACTGATGCAATCTATTATGGACATTAAAATATTGTTGGAAAACATCTTGTTTCTTCtgatatgtatatacacacaaatagatttatttgatttgttcATGGAGAGACGCTAGTAGGGGATTCACAGTTTGCtgtatttgctttgttttcttgtttttgttgaatAATTACCTGGGAATCCACTCATGGCTGAGAGGGATGGCTGCTCGGAAGAAGGGAACATACTGAATGTTCAAATCAATAATGCAAAAAGTCTGCGCTCCATCCTCTGGACAGCTGCCCAATGCTGCTAGCTGGTGCAAAGCACAACATATGCTGCTCTGTTTGTCTGTGTTGTTGCTGGAAAATTGTCTTTTGTTAGCAACACTGGGGCAGAATAAAATGGAGAACAAAATGCTCGGCTGACTACCTCAATTGCCAAAAGCTCTACCTCTCCGGATCATGCGTTCCCACGCAAAAATGGACTGTTGATGCCAGTTTTGAATGCTGTTTTGATATTAAACATTCTGCTGTAATCAGCACTCTATATCCATTCCAACTGAAGCTCCTATCCCGGCATTCATATGAGCAATACCAATGCGTactaataattacaatacatttgATTGGTGGTGGTACTTTTCGacgcaaataaataaatgccagGTCTTAGGGACTTCATGAGCTCATAAAtgcaaaagtaataaataataataatagtaaattttatttttaacgcACTTtgtatcaaataaatgatctcaaagtgcaacacttacaatagaagaataaaatgtaaaagaatAAAAGTAAACGAAATGTCACAATATCACAATTAGATCAATCAAAATAAGTAGAGCAGTACAATCAATTGAatatctgtatttgtatttacacTATGCATATGAATGATTTCTGCGTGGTGCCTTCGTGGATTGTCGGAACTTTTCTGCATTCCACAAAAGATTGGCCTCCAAACGTACCAGACTagttatgtttaaaatatataccTTTTTAATCAATTGTTAAAATACATGTAGTATCGAGTCAACGAGGGAGAACACCGCAGAGATCAAAACTGTTCACAAAACCGATGAAGACCGCTTCGTCAGATTCTGACTACAAGTTCCTGGAATGCAGCATTAATCTCCTCGGGGCGATTGGCCGGCGTGACGTCATCTTGTGGCCCTCCCAGCCAAGATGGCTGACAGCATCCCATTAGCTCCGATGCGGAAGAGCTCGAGGAGAAACCCTTACTACAACGCCAGCAGACAGTCAAGGTATTTGGACACAATTCGTCATCGTTTCTGCGTTCGAGTTGACGAAATAGTGTTGGAACGTTAACGTTTTCTTCTCCTCTCGCCCAAGTTTGCTTGTGTTGGTGTTTGTGTTCGCGCGAATGTTAGCTTGTTTTGCTAGCgtcgcttccttccttcccgtTATTGTGTTTTGACAGGTGACAGGCAGCTAGGCGGTACAAAAACCTCAAATCTCACAAATCTCACCTCTATTTAAACAAGAAACGTAACGTAGCGTAGTTGTGTCTGCTTTAGAGCCCAACCACCCGTTTAAGCTCTGCGCCGCCAACCTTGTTCCTGTTCCGTCAACTGTGAACATTTAAAGACACATTGCAGCTAAATGAACCAGCGtcgttattgttattattattattatttctttcacAGGGCTTATTTTGTCACACTTGGTAAGAATGCGATTATAAACCAAGGACAGGAAGTAAAGCAGGCCATCtaccaataaacaacatttgTTTAGTAGAAATGATTCAATCTACGGTGGCCGTTAGGGTCAAACACGCATCAACGTCCGAAAGCTGAAAACATGTCATAAAGGTAAACCACACAAATGTGATGAGGAAGTTTGTTTATGGAATAAAACATCATGCATAAAGACAGAATACTGTTGTTGTATATTGTATTCATTTAGGAGGATATATGACTCCACGTTCATTAAGAGCATACTCTAAAGTGATGTCTCTCCTTCCAGATTCTCGCTAGATGATGAACCATCCAATCTGGATGAAATGCCTCTGATGATGTCCGAGGAAGGCTTCGAGAACGACGAGAGCGACTACCAGACGCTGCCCCGGGCCAGAGTCAACCACAGACACAGCAGAGGCCTCGGCTGGTTCCTCCTCGGGGGTTGGAAAGTGTTGTGTTGCAGGTATGTCAAATGTGTGTATTGTGCTGTGGACAAGGTTTTTATTGACATGTGGAGGTCACGTCGTCACCTGCTTGATTTGGCAGCCTGGAGGTACGTAGAAGGTAAATGTCTGACACTAAATGGACATTCTATTCAATCTTTATGCTTCTGTTTAGACAGCAAAATAGTTAGcctatttaaatatatattactatctaattatgcatcaAATGCTGTTAAAAAGACTTCAAATGATATTGATTTTGAATTATTTAGTAATTCActgccagccattttcagagacGAGAGTTCTAAACTGCCagagttttggggcatttttgctgaactttgAAGACCCACAGAATATTGAGGTTTAGGACTACATTGAGACTATGTGGGTCTGGATGGTTTCAGCATGAACACCTGATTTTGACTGAAAATCAGATTTTCCTACAGAGAAGTgaccatattttttgttttagtgacacctcaaacatctgaaAGTGTGCAATCattatttaaagcaggggtctcaaactcactttacctggggggccactggagcttgggtctgggagaggctgggccgcatcaggtttttaaaaaaaacaacaaattttgatatactgtacactttttcagtgctttggttttggttttccacaagaaaagctctgataaaacattccattgttctcaaatatcttaatttttatttttctacacaaaataaaatgaaaaaataaataaacaaatcaataataaagcaaataaatcattcattcattttctaccgcttatcctcacgagggtcgcggggggggggggtgctggagcctatccaactggactggactggactgttaTCAGCACATCAAAAGTTGAAGACTATcgctccaaaaatggcaaaaaaaaactccccaaagcagaaaacaaaaatgtctccaTCGTTCTTCTTAACCACTTCTAAAATGGCTTTGGGCacgagtgtttccaggaggctactGGGAACATTGGTCCAAGTGgaagatggcttcaccaagGTCATCTACTGTCTGGAAGTGATGGCCATTTTGATCAAGTTCCCTTGCCATTCATCCacaaatgttctctatgggatgtcaatcaggggaacatgagggatggtccaaaagagaagaagaagtccTTTGGGTAAGCCGGCATCATGAACTGCGGCGTTGTCCTGGTGAAGAACCCAGCTGTTACCACACGGACCAGGGCCCTCCAAAATGAGGGTTGCCCGTACGCCATTTGACGACCCCGCACCACCTGAAGCTCTGGTGTTCCACTGAATGGAAAAAGCATCCCGGATCATGATGGACCCCCCCTCCAATATCAGTTGATTCTTTTTGAAGTTgaagttccaaatgttttttgtcccaCTCCCCCTTTTTGCGTTTgttctacttaaaacctcattaagatccaaacgTGCAAAATTAATATTCTAGCAGTTGGGTCTGTATATTTCAAAAAACGTGAAGTTTTGAAATTTGAAGcgtgaagtggcgagggatttgCAGCGTTCCATGTTTCATATTTCTTCTGTCTTTATGCCCCGGCGGCGTGAGCTTGGACGGCCTGCCGTGAGCATTGGCGTGGTGTATACCTTACGCTGTGGCATGCGTGGATCACGTTGGGTTTCCAACACGTCGGTAGTTATGCGTGAAGCGCAAAATaaggtcgtgtgtgtgtgttgtttttttttgtctctcgcCGCCCGATGCGCATCATCAGTGGTTAAACACAACGGTGAGCTTCATCCAGCTAACGATGCATATGACGGCCCCcaaaggccccccccccccccgccaatgCAGAGATACAAAAGCATAAGGAGTTTTAAAGACTGTTTCCTTTCTCGTATTGTCATTTGGTATATCGATCGCCCCCTCCCGTGTcctccccgccccccccccctcgttaaTGAACAAATTGGATTTTTCACAGCTGAGCAGTTTGATGCTTTCCAGTAATTTTGTGTGTGCTTTGCGTGGGattataaaaggcaaataattcACTCCCAATAAGCCCCCACTATTCAAATGGCCCCGCTATTTAAATAGCATTCATTTGCTCAAATAATCTCTATTATGAATCTGGACGCGGAACGCAGCGCTGGGTGCCGAGGCAGAGcgtgccgccgccgccgccgccgccgccaacgCAAACAACGGCAAAGTTGTCACCGCCCAAGTTGATTTATGCACTTTTTCTGTTTTGCCAACTTGCTTAAAAGGTGGAAAAGCCAAGTCGATCACCATGACAGTATAcaccgccccccaccccccaggtaCCACTTTAGCCATctgtatcacacacacacacacacacacacacacacacacactgtttgtACTTCATGCTCTGGATAAGCCTCGCTGTCATCATTAGCAGGTGGATGCAAAGTCAAACTTTGTTCACTTTTGTTTGCGTCACTGTAATAAATCAAGCTTGTTGGttgtggtgggggggtgaagggagtgaacaaccccccccccttcaagcGAGCCCGCATATTATCGATGGTCAGCGACTGCTCAACAAGGACAAATGTGTCTTGAGATGTTACCACAGAGCCTGTTTTTGTCCGTGAAGCTCCTCCCGGGCTTCACGGACAAAATTGAGCCGTGAACATTTCCTCTTGGCCAAATGCTAACCTTTTCACCCCCCCCTTTCACCCCCCCCTGCCCTCTGAAAAAGAGcttatttagaaatgtttgTCAAAAGGAGCCCTTGAGATGTGTAAATAACACTATTGGCCACGTTTCAgtacaagtacagtacagtcaCATTGTAGTTGAAGTTTCAGTCaagtgcaatattgtttgtgtcatcattattattattatttattataacagctaattcatatatttcatattagaGGTGTAACAATTGATCCCCTACATCGATTTCTATTCCTGTGATCCAACTACATGGATCTGTGTTCAGCAAGTTGCCATTCCGGATGACACACAAGATGTCCATGTAACATTGTTTCAAAGGCAATCATCTCTGGAATCCATAGTAGGAAATAAAGCTTTGGATCCAAGCACGACAGGCGTCATGTAAAGACCTACAACGCTACACATGTAACACTTGATTTGGCTGAAGTTGATTAGTCATGCCTGTTGAACGTTACAATAGTAAGCGGCGTTTTGTTCGTATACCTTTTTGGATGCTTCAGGACTAGATTCTGTAAAAGGTATGTAGGATATCAATTCACCTGATAATCTTATGCAGATATAGATAGAAATTTCCCCAAATTATTCTTTACATGCATAGAACATAGAATTAATCACAGACATGATTTAATTCATCCTTTGTTAATTCAACATGAAGTGTTTGTTGCTCTTTATTCAAATAATGTGAATGGTTCTGCCAttaattgtttgtttacatgaatAATTAATGTGTCGCTGATACATCTCGGGTATCTAGGAAACTTCACTTGTACTATCCAGTATCCAGGTATGAATTTTCAGTCAAACTGGTCgaaattttggcaaaaaagttaaggaattgatttaaaaatgtggTATTGTATAATTGTAAATTAGactaaatacataaacaagTAAAGGGGTGCTTGCACTTTTTCCAGCCTGCTAGCTACTTAGAAAATGACCAAGTCCCAAAAATAGACttgtactgtaaatactgtGTAGTATTGCTCCTCTCAACCAGCAGCGGTTGCCCCACaagaagcaacaacaacaacacgtccatttgttttgcttttcatgtgtTTTGCTCCCACAGGGACCATGCAAATAAAACACTTGTGCAAATTAGCATCACCACACATAGATTGCAGTCCTTTGGGGAACACGTGTTTGTTGGCCTCTCATTTCTCCCCCAATTTCTCCTTTTTCCATTCTAAAACCAAACTTTTCCGCATGCATTCCCAGCCACTAACGTGTCCTGTGTCCCCGCAGCTGCTGCGAGCTGGTGGCCCGCATGTGTCGGCGGAAGAAGGAGCTGAAGGCCCGCACCGTCTGGCTGGGCTGCCCGGAGAAATGCGAAGAGAAGTTCCCCAAGAATTCCATCCACAACCAGAAGTACAACGTCTTCACCTTCGTGCCGGGGGTgtgtttggctttttatttggatttttcttttCCTGCTCAACTTCCCGACCCTGCCGTCAGCCTCGCCATAGCCGATGTGCTAAGTGTCTTATCACTAAGGGTGCGTACGTTAGGGGGCATTAAAGATCAGAGCAACTTATTAGAAAAGCGAATGTCGCCGTAATTAGGGGGGTCACTCACTCCCCAAGCCGTAAAATGTCAACTGTCTGTTCGAGACGTAGATATTCCCGGCGATGGAGAACAAATGTCCCGTTCGTCCCCCCCTCCACTTTGAATTATTAAATACGCACAAATTGAGTTTAGCGGTGTGCGTTCttccgccgccgccacctaaaggTCAGGGGGTTCATTAAGCGTGGACGCTCGCTTGCTTAGTCGCCTATTGATCTGGCCTGACGCAAGACTCTCATTATTAAAAGCATTATTCAAAACCTGACCTTAGATCAGTAGTGTCCAACGTGTGGcccgctgctgtttttttatcaaCTGGTCTGTGGCGCATTCTAAATATGTCATTCAACTagcaaatggggaaaaaaatagtactctatgagggaaaataataatgtaatattactaggaaataaaaatttaaaatattaaaaatggtaatgttatgaaaaaaactAAGACAGGTTGAGGAAAAGTTTTAAAATTATGGAATTAAggttaaaatattatgta comes from the Doryrhamphus excisus isolate RoL2022-K1 chromosome 14, RoL_Dexc_1.0, whole genome shotgun sequence genome and includes:
- the LOC131101420 gene encoding sal-like protein 3, whose protein sequence is MSRRKQAKPQHLGAGQEERRGGLPLLRDDGSVQSGEREDTSGTGGSPRRDDTHVCNKCCAEFFTWAELKEHHKSCVEDCSVFIMKNGEGAHGGGESPSPVPSVVSSDSSAVDAGFDLGETPVTDNDSLDNAEEGLDEAMEVEHHPRDKYAIPSSPPPPDSTGTPLVSAAYSIPDTNVTLEILHSTRVAVAQFSQAVGSNGTAGRSASAAIPVILEHLLALQQQQVHQLQLIEQICSQVATMNKQPSRGASNPVSAPRPTAANTLASTNPILPLTGSTPSNVSDQGAGLVPEKSQSLPSETVCKRSAFRDPVCSSGNSTPSISTCSSISALMPPYSGSHASAIGSRQTLSCPSPGPLGQSSLLGSPAGLPFLPQSPPSGVIFPNPLASIAATANALDPLAALMKHRKGKQPSLFESKPAPEEPFFKHKCRFCAKVFGSDSALQIHLRSHTGERPFKCNICGNRFSTKGNLKVHFQRHKEKYPQVQMNPYPVPEYLDNVPTTSGIPYGMSVPPEKPVSSWLDTKAAMATLPASVGLPLSSTGTGVGGVAPSVPPLYQPAAAECVSPSQRGRDAHTSPLLETPLSNHEIEGSNLEMVHLPQTCPQKPRSTPATGTTIRSVATTPEPAASASPVSSSPSPLPLNSEEVSLSSSDPMDSMQTSETSKLQQLVENIDKKMTDPNQCGLCHRILSCQSALKMHYRIHTGERPYKCKVCGRAFTTKGNLKTHVGVHRENPPVQVQHSCPICQKKFTNAVVLQQHIRMHVVGQTPESAQLEMAGDMNDRSFDSPSSNDQDLGDDVSMEGDDTEEGRDVENVALLSSPKSSPAPENQMMNLSTFFGSKPLTNGYGDYAQLQIKCSLTEKGLENLGANSPPATPPLSPPQRTDSGELFVASVKKEHLESPASAPLELRGTQPNKVCVKEETMYCSAIQPRPMGLPNLTSTSSRSIKMEVNGHSDGQHPSFGVHLSAPYPSVVTSPGITSLLGAAPPRRAPKQHNCNVCGKNFSSASALQIHERTHTGEKPFVCSVCGRAFTTKGNLKVHMGTHMWNNTPARRGRRLSVDNPIALLGGDAMKLGEMFQKDLASRAMNVDAGFWSRYASAITNSLAMKNNEISVIQNGGISTLHQMTAGIDRVNGTASPMTSLAKNGMELGNGRHFSMLIDDSKEIGIN